In the genome of Populus trichocarpa isolate Nisqually-1 chromosome 6, P.trichocarpa_v4.1, whole genome shotgun sequence, one region contains:
- the LOC7463691 gene encoding uncharacterized protein LOC7463691, whose translation MKELTERAVLRNLQKEQERERRRLRDRQRRQSMSVEERENHLARRRRNYQLRRERAQNVREPQINQSGLVDSDESPMLLSDENHQTAISVPVQSNGVCHADLDQRQGSFNAGNANSVGLEVPAHKLAKLPIRSRLNHIKHLARSLVDTLDIGDTHKIPADLTMKGETASNCTPPKALRLNRVKHLARVLSSDITTTTAQNHNRETDGEHNLPRGEHLMNSNLPKVVQTNNVNGGEE comes from the exons ATGAAGGAGTTAACGGAAAGAGCAGTGTTGAGGAATTTGCAAAAGGAGCAAGAAAGAGAAAGGCGGCGATTACGAGACAGACAAAGAAGGCAATCAATGAgtgttgaagagagagagaatcatcTTGCAAGACGACGTAGAAACTATCAGTTGAGGAGAGAAAGAGCACAAAATGTGAGAGAACCTCAGATCAATCAATCCGGTCTTGTGGATAGTGATGAATCGCCTATGCTCCTGAGTGATGAAAATCATCAAACAGCTATCTCGGTTCCTGTCCAATCTAATGGTGTTTGTCATGCTGATTTGGATCAAAGACAAGGAAGTTTTAATGCAGGCAATGCAAATTCCGTGG GTTTAGAAGTTCCAGCGCATAAATTAGCTAAATTACCTATAAGGTCACGTCTAAACCATATAAAACACCTTGCTCGGTCACTGGTTGATACCCTGGATATTGGTGATACTCACAAAATTCCAGCAGATTTGACGATGAAGGGGGAGACAGCTTCCAATT GCACACCTCCAAAAGCATTACGATTGAATCGTGTTAAGCATCTTGCACGTGTGTTAAGCTCTGATATAACAACGACAACAGCTCAAAATCACAATCGTGAAACAGATG GAGAACATAATCTGCCAAGGGGAGAACATCTGATGAACAGCAATCTGCCAAAAGTTGTTCAGACTAACAATGTCAATGGTGGAGAGGAATGA
- the LOC7463692 gene encoding scarecrow-like protein 13, with protein MQTSQKHRSAGIHGFYHQPVQEIDPYGLSHIQILDKTLYSDAGSQGTSVSFETCLGQFFTLESSSATAGFVVYDSPAASISSNRSPFSSQGSHSCISDPRHSPENMYGSPLSGSSSADDGNILRQKLRELEISLLGPESDITDSGSFCFVSGGYQAEPYASWDWNQMMEMIPRLDLKHVLLACADAVSNADIQRSAGLMHVLDQMVSVSGEPIQRLGAYMLEGLRARLELSGSKIYRALKCEAPISSDLMTYMGILYQICPYWKFAYTSANVVIREAVEYEPRIHIIDFQIAQGSQWILLMQMLACRPGGPPAIHITGVDDSQSADARGGGLDIVGQRLSKVAESCNVPFEFHDVAMDGCEVQLEHLRVQPGEAVVVNFPYVLHHMPDESVNTWNHRDRLIRMVKSLSPRIVTLIEQESNTNTKPFFPRFIETLDYYAAMFESIAAGSSMDFKQRINAEQQCVARDIVNMIACEEAERVERHELLAKWRSRFTMAGFNQYPLGSSATTAVKDLLKEYHRDYSVQERDWALYLRWRDRDMATSSAWR; from the coding sequence ATGCAAACCTCTCAGAAACACCGATCAGCTGGCATCCATGGGTTTTACCACCAGCCAGTGCAAGAGATTGATCCATATGGTTTGTCTCATATCCAAATTTTAGACAAGACTCTGTATTCAGATGCTGGAAGCCAAGGAACCAGTGTTTCCTTTGAGACATGTCTAGGACAATTCTTCACCCTGGAATCATCCTCAGCGACTGCTGGTTTCGTTGTCTATGATTCTCCTGCTGCCAGCATCTCATCCAACAGAAGCCCCTTTTCATCCCAGGGTTCACATTCATGCATTTCTGATCCTCGTCATTCCCCTGAAAATATGTATGGATCTCCTTTGAGTGGATCTTCCTCTGCTGATGACGGCAATATACTGAGGCAGAAATTGAGGGAGTTGGAAATTTCATTGCTTGGGCCTGAATCTGATATTACTGACAGCGGCAGTTTTTGCTTTGTGAGTGGAGGATACCAAGCAGAACCATATGCAAGTTGGGACTGGAACCAAATGATGGAAATGATCCCTAGGTTGGATCTTAAGCATGTGCTCCTTGCCTGCGCTGATGCAGTATCAAATGCTGATATACAAAGATCAGCAGGTCTAATGCATGTTTTGGACCAAATGGTGTCAGTCTCTGGAGAGCCAATCCAGCGGTTGGGTGCTTATATGTTGGAAGGGCTTAGGGCAAGGTTGGAACTCTCAGGAAGTAAAATCTACAGAGCCTTGAAGTGTGAAGCACCAATCAGCTCAGATCTGATGACTTACATGGGCATTCTCTATCAGATATGCCCTTATTGGAAGTTTGCATACACATCGGCTAATGTTGTCATTCGAGAAGCTGTAGAATACGAACCCAGAATTCATATCATCGACTTCCAGATTGCACAGGGAAGCCAGTGGATTCTTCTAATGCAGATGCTTGCTTGCCGGCCAGGTGGACCCCCAGCAATTCATATAACTGGCGTTGATGATTCTCAATCAGCTGATGCTCGTGGTGGAGGACTTGATATTGTGGGACAAAGGCTATCAAAAGTTGCCGAGTCCTGCAATGTGCCATTTGAGTTCCATGATGTTGCCATGGATGGTTGTGAGGTTCAACTGGAACATCTTAGGGTCCAACCTGGGGAAGCTGTGGTTGTGAATTTTCCGTACGTGTTGCACCACATGCCTGATGAGAGTGTGAACACATGGAATCACAGAGATAGATTGATAAGGATGGTGAAGAGTTTGTCACCAAGGATCGTGACCCTCATCGAGCAAGAATCCAACACTAACACCAAACCATTCTTTCCAAGATTCATCGAGACACTAGATTATTATGCAGCTATGTTTGAATCTATTGCCGCTGGTAGCTCTATGGACTTCAAGCAGAGGATTAATGCAGAGCAGCAGTGTGTGGCTCGAGACATTGTCAATATGATCGCTTGTGAGGAAGCTGAGAGGGTTGAACGGCATGAACTTCTTGCGAAGTGGAGGTCTCGATTTACCATGGCAGGATTTAATCAGTACCCACTGGGCTCTTCAGCGACTACTGCCGTTAAAGATTTGTTGAAGGAATACCACAGGGACTATAGTGTTCAGGAGAGAGACTGGGCTCTTTACCTTCGCTGGCGAGATAGAGACATGGCAACTTCTTCTGCCTGGCGGTGA